One genomic segment of Mycolicibacterium neworleansense includes these proteins:
- a CDS encoding EspA/EspE family type VII secretion system effector, whose protein sequence is MGTFVDVYSSLNWANGLILDHPSSMDTRNGKDGHVGWGMAGIGSDFVGLMQSMGSLGSARFAGATATPIIQAALVVMMGMANSCGFGEPDKGGYFDQGASKFGEAKNKLETADRPESWEGDAANAYEVRNREHGWRADKLKAADEAIRDAVKSQAEQNGVTRKMLDRCQTTLGLAIAPAIAMNAVPGWGQAASLAFQAAAVAGTLPLAEWRFLDLINNSAHNATVIRRAGATYDQVAAEAEAW, encoded by the coding sequence ATGGGCACCTTTGTAGACGTCTACTCCTCGCTCAACTGGGCCAATGGGCTCATTCTCGACCACCCCTCCAGCATGGACACGCGGAACGGGAAAGACGGACACGTCGGATGGGGCATGGCCGGCATCGGGTCCGATTTCGTCGGTCTGATGCAATCGATGGGTTCGCTGGGTAGCGCACGATTCGCCGGGGCCACCGCCACTCCGATCATCCAGGCGGCACTGGTTGTAATGATGGGGATGGCGAACAGCTGCGGCTTCGGTGAACCCGACAAAGGTGGCTACTTTGACCAGGGAGCCAGCAAATTCGGTGAAGCGAAGAACAAGCTCGAAACCGCAGACCGCCCAGAGAGTTGGGAAGGCGACGCCGCCAATGCGTATGAGGTTCGCAACCGTGAACATGGCTGGCGGGCCGACAAGCTGAAGGCCGCCGACGAGGCGATCAGGGATGCCGTCAAGAGTCAGGCCGAACAGAATGGCGTCACGCGCAAGATGCTCGACCGTTGCCAAACGACCCTTGGCCTCGCCATCGCCCCAGCAATCGCGATGAATGCGGTCCCAGGTTGGGGCCAAGCCGCCTCGCTGGCATTTCAAGCCGCCGCCGTCGCCGGTACTTTGCCTCTCGCCGAGTGGAGATTCCTCGACCTCATCAACAACTCCGCGCACAACGCCACCGTGATTCGGCGCGCCGGCGCCACCTACGACCAGGTCGCCGCCGAGGCCGAGGCCTGGTGA
- a CDS encoding type VII secretion target — MSDDLKVLAEHLNDRAKTQREAAGTFSAADAVTDGATLAVARTHGLACSVAIAALGAAQNSRTAATQAMNKLSNDLADKLDKGAADYKRTDHQEQGNLDGQMRPPR; from the coding sequence GTGAGCGACGACTTGAAGGTCCTTGCAGAGCATCTGAACGACCGCGCGAAGACACAGCGCGAGGCTGCGGGAACATTCAGTGCCGCCGACGCGGTCACCGACGGTGCAACTCTCGCGGTGGCCCGGACTCACGGCTTAGCTTGCTCAGTCGCAATAGCAGCACTCGGTGCAGCTCAAAATTCACGAACAGCTGCCACTCAGGCGATGAACAAGCTATCCAACGACCTTGCCGACAAGCTGGACAAGGGTGCCGCCGACTACAAGCGCACGGATCACCAGGAGCAAGGCAACCTCGACGGTCAGATGCGTCCGCCGCGCTAG
- a CDS encoding SRPBCC family protein, translated as METKSEASRVVAASREIAAPAEAIFELIADPSQQPRWDGNENLAEAPSGQRVRAVGDVFVMTIKQGGNRENRIVAFEEGRRIAWRPSEVGKEPPGHLWRWELEPLGDNRTLVTHTYDWSQLTDEKRLVRARATTADKLRGSIDRLAALAEG; from the coding sequence GTGGAAACCAAGTCCGAAGCCTCAAGGGTTGTCGCAGCCAGTCGAGAGATCGCCGCACCGGCCGAGGCCATCTTCGAGCTGATCGCAGACCCATCACAGCAGCCGCGGTGGGATGGCAACGAGAATCTCGCCGAGGCGCCGTCCGGCCAGCGGGTGCGGGCGGTCGGGGACGTGTTCGTCATGACGATCAAGCAAGGTGGCAACCGCGAGAATCGCATCGTGGCGTTCGAAGAAGGCCGGCGTATCGCGTGGCGGCCGTCGGAGGTGGGGAAGGAACCGCCCGGCCACCTGTGGCGCTGGGAGCTGGAACCGTTGGGCGACAACCGAACCCTGGTCACCCACACCTACGACTGGTCGCAGCTCACCGATGAGAAGCGACTGGTGCGTGCGCGCGCGACCACGGCGGACAAGCTGCGGGGCTCGATCGACCGGCTGGCGGCCCTGGCGGAAGGCTAG
- a CDS encoding TetR/AcrR family transcriptional regulator, whose product MAPPRKHETDAILDATRALVLAEGPRAASVAAIAKVSGAPAGTLYHRFGNRNGVLTAAWLRALERFQSRAMAATGDSPLEAAVAMGVAAVDFARAVPEDARLLLTIRPSDLLDGAPDAEFTATLSAMNAPLIERLRELARAIVGDDDARSMDAISRAVVDLPYAMVRRHANDAELPAWMEKDLADAIRKLLVR is encoded by the coding sequence ATGGCGCCTCCGCGGAAGCATGAAACCGATGCGATCTTGGATGCGACGCGGGCACTCGTGCTCGCCGAAGGTCCAAGGGCCGCAAGCGTTGCGGCAATTGCCAAGGTCAGCGGCGCCCCCGCGGGCACGCTGTATCACCGGTTCGGCAATCGCAATGGCGTGCTGACCGCGGCCTGGTTGCGGGCCCTGGAACGGTTTCAATCCCGCGCGATGGCGGCGACCGGCGACTCTCCGCTCGAGGCGGCGGTGGCGATGGGCGTCGCGGCCGTGGACTTCGCCCGGGCGGTCCCCGAAGACGCCCGGTTGCTGCTGACCATCCGGCCCAGCGACCTGCTCGACGGCGCCCCCGACGCGGAGTTCACCGCGACGCTGTCGGCGATGAACGCGCCACTCATCGAGCGGCTACGCGAGCTGGCCCGGGCGATTGTCGGCGATGACGACGCCCGCTCCATGGACGCCATATCGCGCGCCGTCGTCGACCTGCCCTACGCCATGGTGCGGCGGCACGCCAACGACGCCGAGTTGCCGGCCTGGATGGAGAAGGACCTGGCTGATGCGATCCGGAAGCTGTTGGTTCGGTAA
- a CDS encoding DUF1707 domain-containing protein, whose protein sequence is MADTALPTVETARAGDRERERTANDLGQALTQGYLGMPEYEDRLRSAFRAQTTDELHRLVADLPVNRLRRNDPRRHAAQQRAARLSVKIHLAAYVAGCLLMLGIWLAFGFGGGGWYFWPVWPIMGWGIGVASHAIPIWAHGSMSPARIA, encoded by the coding sequence ATGGCCGACACCGCCTTACCCACCGTTGAAACCGCACGCGCCGGCGACCGGGAGCGTGAACGCACCGCCAACGACCTCGGCCAGGCCCTTACCCAGGGCTACCTGGGTATGCCCGAATACGAGGATCGGCTGCGGTCGGCGTTCCGGGCGCAGACCACCGACGAGCTGCACCGCCTCGTCGCCGACCTACCCGTCAACCGTCTGCGGCGTAACGATCCCCGACGCCACGCCGCCCAGCAGCGGGCCGCCCGCCTGAGCGTCAAGATCCACCTCGCCGCCTATGTCGCCGGCTGTCTCCTGATGCTCGGCATCTGGCTGGCCTTCGGGTTCGGCGGTGGCGGCTGGTACTTCTGGCCGGTCTGGCCGATCATGGGCTGGGGCATCGGCGTTGCGTCACATGCCATTCCGATCTGGGCTCACGGTTCGATGAGCCCGGCGCGGATCGCATAG
- a CDS encoding response regulator — protein MAARILLADDHALVRSGLRMIIDAESDLQVVAEAADGYEALTALETTPVDLAILDIAMPRMTGLQAAREINRGHPNVRILILSMYDNEQYFFEALKAGASGYVLKSVADRDLLEACRATMRGEPFLYAGAVTALIRDYLHRSRQGGELPATILTPREEEVLKLIAEGYSTREIAATLTISAKTVDRHRTNILAKLGLRDRLALTRYAIRAGLIEP, from the coding sequence ATGGCCGCTCGGATCCTGCTCGCCGACGATCACGCCCTGGTTCGCAGCGGACTGCGGATGATCATCGACGCCGAATCCGATCTGCAGGTGGTGGCCGAGGCGGCCGACGGGTACGAGGCGCTGACCGCGCTGGAAACGACGCCGGTGGACCTGGCGATCCTCGATATCGCGATGCCGCGGATGACAGGGTTGCAGGCCGCGCGTGAGATCAACCGGGGCCACCCGAACGTGCGGATCCTGATCCTGTCGATGTATGACAACGAGCAGTACTTCTTCGAGGCGCTCAAGGCCGGGGCTTCGGGCTACGTGTTGAAGTCCGTGGCCGACCGCGATCTGCTCGAGGCCTGCCGCGCGACCATGCGCGGCGAGCCGTTCCTGTACGCCGGGGCGGTGACGGCGCTGATCCGTGACTATCTGCACCGGTCACGTCAAGGCGGCGAGTTGCCTGCCACCATCCTCACTCCGCGCGAGGAGGAGGTGCTGAAGCTGATCGCCGAGGGCTACTCGACCCGCGAGATCGCTGCCACCCTGACCATCAGTGCCAAGACAGTGGACCGGCACCGGACCAACATCCTGGCAAAGCTGGGCCTGCGGGACCGGCTGGCGCTGACGCGCTATGCGATCCGCGCCGGGCTCATCGAACCGTGA
- a CDS encoding sensor histidine kinase — MKPARTPATALFRRVFLINGLIFTLGTLILALSPASVSSRIKLTEIPVLVVGLAIILTANALLLRSSLAPLDRLAASMRRVDPPKRSDRVDDRGTGDLQHLIESFNAMLDRLETERTTASASALAAQENERQRIARELHDEIGQTLTVALLTLKRAVDRAPQAIHAELADAQEIVRASLDEVRDIARRLRPDALEDLGLHSALNALCNDFAQASGIAVVKHIALQTDRLKPDVELVCYRIAQEGLTNVARHSGARKVWVDLHTGESELTLRVADDGCGGVATEPTREGAGINGMRERSLLVNAALTISSPPGGGTEVRLVIPLRGT, encoded by the coding sequence GTGAAACCGGCGCGCACCCCGGCGACCGCGTTGTTCCGCCGGGTGTTCCTGATCAACGGGTTGATCTTCACGCTGGGCACCCTGATCCTGGCCCTGTCGCCGGCCTCGGTGTCCTCCCGGATAAAACTCACCGAAATCCCAGTTTTGGTGGTGGGTTTGGCGATTATCCTGACGGCTAACGCGCTACTTCTGAGATCGAGTCTTGCCCCATTGGATCGGCTCGCCGCGTCAATGCGGCGAGTCGATCCGCCCAAGCGCAGCGACCGTGTCGACGACCGCGGCACCGGCGATCTGCAGCACCTGATCGAGTCGTTCAATGCCATGCTCGACCGGCTGGAGACCGAGCGGACCACCGCGAGTGCATCCGCGCTGGCGGCACAGGAGAACGAACGCCAGCGCATCGCGCGAGAACTGCACGACGAGATCGGCCAGACCCTCACCGTCGCGCTGCTCACTCTCAAACGGGCCGTCGACCGGGCCCCGCAGGCGATCCACGCCGAACTCGCCGACGCCCAGGAGATCGTGCGGGCCAGTCTCGACGAGGTACGCGACATCGCCCGACGGCTGCGCCCGGATGCTCTGGAGGACCTCGGTTTGCACAGCGCGCTCAACGCACTCTGCAACGACTTCGCCCAAGCCTCGGGTATCGCGGTGGTCAAACACATTGCGCTGCAAACGGATCGGTTGAAGCCGGACGTCGAGCTGGTGTGCTATCGGATCGCCCAGGAGGGCCTGACCAATGTGGCGCGACACTCTGGGGCACGAAAGGTGTGGGTGGATCTGCACACCGGGGAGAGTGAACTCACGTTGCGCGTGGCCGACGACGGCTGCGGCGGCGTCGCCACCGAACCGACGCGAGAAGGCGCGGGCATCAACGGAATGCGCGAGCGGTCGCTGTTGGTGAACGCCGCGCTGACCATCAGCTCACCGCCGGGCGGGGGTACCGAAGTGCGGTTGGTCATCCCGTTGCGGGGTACCTGA
- a CDS encoding CBS domain-containing protein has protein sequence MTLATHWNELMQAHEIAAHLPTVRIDDPVSKAVQLMVVNRLPGLVVVDDDDRPVAVLPGTQVLRLAIPESYQDDPALVRTVDEIHADLFWHGPGKLTVGDCLPGPATKPATVTPDATLLEIATVMANKRSPLIAVVDRNGRLTGAVTLERLLTSLAVSGPGD, from the coding sequence ATGACACTAGCGACGCATTGGAACGAGCTCATGCAGGCACATGAAATCGCCGCCCACCTGCCGACTGTGCGGATCGATGACCCCGTCTCGAAGGCCGTCCAGCTGATGGTCGTCAACCGGCTTCCGGGCCTGGTGGTGGTCGATGACGACGACCGCCCGGTGGCGGTGCTGCCGGGAACCCAGGTGCTGCGCTTGGCGATTCCAGAGTCCTACCAAGACGATCCGGCGTTGGTCCGCACCGTCGACGAGATCCACGCCGATCTGTTCTGGCACGGCCCGGGCAAACTCACGGTCGGCGACTGTCTCCCTGGGCCCGCGACCAAGCCTGCGACCGTGACACCGGACGCGACGCTGTTGGAGATCGCCACCGTGATGGCCAACAAGCGCAGTCCGCTCATCGCCGTCGTCGACCGCAACGGGCGGCTCACCGGGGCCGTCACGCTCGAGCGGCTACTGACCAGCCTGGCGGTCTCCGGGCCCGGCGACTGA
- a CDS encoding ArsB/NhaD family transporter: MLAPVLALTIFVVAFWFIATERADKVKTVLVAAGLMALLGLIPGAEVFHSEHQGIDWNVIFLLLGMMVIVGVIKQTGLFDFLAIWAAKRSRGNPFRLMVMLMAITAFASPVLDNVTIILLIAPVTLVICDRLRIPPQPYLIAEVLASNIGGAATLIGDPPNIIIGSRAGLTFNDFLIHMAPVVVIIFGLFVLFTRVLFHRDLRADQVQIDEVMALQERRAIKDKRLLIRSLLVLNVVIVGFALHSVLHVAPSIVALLGAGAMLLVTDIDVADVLPEVEWPTLVFFMGLFVMVAGLVHTGVIGALGSVAESAFGDNWFAAATALLFGSAIVGAFVDNIPYTATMTPVVEGMVAQVPEPQTGQALWWAFALGACFSGNGTAIAASANVVAIGIAKRAGHPISFWRFTRYGLVVTALSTALAWVYVWLRYF, translated from the coding sequence ATGCTGGCTCCGGTCCTGGCGCTGACGATCTTCGTCGTCGCCTTCTGGTTCATCGCCACCGAGCGAGCCGACAAGGTCAAGACCGTCCTGGTCGCCGCAGGCCTGATGGCCCTGCTCGGGTTGATCCCCGGCGCCGAGGTGTTCCACTCCGAGCACCAGGGCATCGACTGGAACGTCATCTTCCTGTTGCTCGGGATGATGGTGATCGTCGGTGTCATCAAGCAGACCGGGCTGTTCGATTTCCTCGCGATCTGGGCCGCCAAGCGTTCCCGCGGCAATCCGTTCCGGTTGATGGTCATGTTGATGGCGATCACCGCCTTCGCCTCGCCTGTGCTCGACAACGTGACCATCATCCTGTTGATCGCGCCGGTGACCCTGGTGATCTGCGATCGGCTGCGTATCCCGCCGCAGCCCTATCTGATCGCCGAGGTGCTGGCCTCCAACATCGGTGGCGCCGCCACCCTGATCGGGGATCCGCCGAACATCATCATCGGCAGCCGGGCCGGTCTGACCTTCAACGACTTCCTGATCCACATGGCGCCGGTCGTCGTCATCATCTTCGGGTTGTTCGTTCTGTTCACCCGGGTGCTGTTCCACCGAGACCTGCGCGCCGACCAGGTGCAGATCGACGAGGTGATGGCCCTGCAGGAACGGCGGGCGATCAAGGACAAGCGCCTGCTGATCCGCTCCCTTCTCGTCCTCAACGTGGTGATCGTCGGGTTCGCGTTGCATTCGGTGTTGCACGTGGCGCCGTCGATCGTGGCGCTGCTGGGTGCCGGGGCGATGCTGCTGGTCACCGACATCGATGTGGCCGACGTCCTGCCCGAGGTCGAATGGCCCACACTGGTCTTCTTCATGGGCCTGTTCGTCATGGTCGCCGGGTTGGTCCACACCGGTGTCATCGGTGCGCTCGGGTCGGTGGCCGAATCGGCGTTCGGCGACAACTGGTTCGCGGCGGCGACCGCACTGCTGTTCGGTTCGGCGATCGTCGGCGCCTTCGTCGACAACATTCCCTACACCGCGACGATGACGCCGGTGGTGGAGGGCATGGTGGCCCAGGTTCCGGAACCCCAGACCGGCCAGGCACTGTGGTGGGCGTTCGCACTCGGGGCTTGCTTCAGCGGCAACGGCACCGCGATCGCGGCCAGCGCCAACGTGGTGGCCATCGGTATCGCCAAGCGGGCCGGGCACCCGATCAGCTTCTGGCGGTTCACCCGTTACGGGCTCGTGGTCACCGCACTCAGTACGGCCCTGGCCTGGGTGTACGTCTGGCTGCGGTATTTCTGA